Proteins found in one Desulfovibrio porci genomic segment:
- a CDS encoding winged helix-turn-helix transcriptional regulator — MERRHESGYDTTLPTDNIYEVPCPILRALEIIGGKWKLPLLWHLADGAARFNALQRTVTGITHMMLSKCLKELERDGLVSRTDRGGKIRHVEYALTERGRLLLPALRELYRWGEAHAARDGGRGMPVSVEAGPSARATARFAARSR, encoded by the coding sequence GTGGAGCGAAGGCATGAATCCGGCTATGATACGACATTGCCGACGGACAATATTTATGAAGTGCCCTGTCCCATCCTGCGCGCCCTGGAGATCATCGGCGGCAAGTGGAAACTGCCGCTGCTCTGGCATCTGGCTGACGGCGCGGCGCGCTTCAACGCCCTGCAGCGCACGGTGACGGGCATTACCCATATGATGCTGAGCAAATGCCTCAAGGAGCTGGAACGGGACGGCCTTGTCAGCCGGACCGATCGCGGCGGCAAAATCCGGCATGTGGAATACGCCCTGACGGAGCGGGGCAGGCTTTTGCTCCCGGCTCTGCGGGAATTGTACCGCTGGGGAGAGGCGCATGCGGCGCGGGACGGCGGGCGGGGGATGCCGGTCAGTGTTGAGGCCGGACCGTCTGCACGCGCAACGGCCCGTTTTGCGGCCAGGTCACGCTGA
- a CDS encoding flavodoxin family protein, which translates to MHIYAVNGSPRKKWNTATVLQHALDGAAEAGGAHCRTEMLHLYDYRYKGCMSCFECKRTGGASYGKCAVRDELAPVLEKLAEADGIIFGSPVYFHSVTGMMRSFLERFMFPCLAYDKQYSSLAPQKIATAFIYTMNVTREFMLEQSYPEKLRTTESFMERLFSRPGVLYVYDTYQFSDYSKYKVECFSEEEKARRRKEQFPLDCQKARELGAALARQAEQEQARN; encoded by the coding sequence ATGCATATCTACGCCGTCAACGGCAGCCCCAGGAAAAAATGGAATACCGCCACCGTGCTTCAGCACGCGCTGGACGGCGCGGCCGAGGCCGGTGGGGCGCACTGCCGTACCGAGATGCTGCACCTCTATGACTACCGCTACAAGGGCTGCATGAGCTGTTTTGAATGCAAGCGGACGGGCGGCGCGTCCTACGGCAAATGCGCCGTGCGCGACGAACTGGCCCCCGTTCTGGAAAAGCTTGCCGAAGCGGACGGCATCATTTTCGGCTCGCCCGTCTATTTCCACAGCGTCACCGGCATGATGCGCTCTTTTCTGGAACGCTTCATGTTTCCCTGCCTTGCCTATGACAAGCAGTATTCCTCGCTGGCGCCCCAAAAGATAGCCACGGCCTTTATCTATACCATGAACGTGACGCGTGAATTCATGCTGGAGCAGAGCTATCCGGAAAAGCTGCGCACCACGGAATCATTTATGGAACGACTCTTTTCCAGGCCCGGCGTGCTCTATGTCTACGATACGTACCAGTTCAGCGACTACAGCAAATACAAGGTCGAATGCTTTTCCGAAGAGGAAAAGGCCCGGCGCAGAAAAGAGCAGTTTCCGCTGGACTGTCAAAAAGCCCGTGAACTGGGCGCAGCCCTCGCCCGGCAGGCAGAGCAGGAGCAGGCCCGGAACTGA
- the mutM gene encoding bifunctional DNA-formamidopyrimidine glycosylase/DNA-(apurinic or apyrimidinic site) lyase codes for MPELPEVETVARTLRPQVQECVLSGAEVLRASSLHPLSLPLAALTGRRIADVGRRGKLLLLHLAPPDGAPESGPAPDMLAVHLRMTGRLMTWPRSTPPGPHTRCIFDLRAPDGDARRLFFDDTRAFGLVLAATPEIRQAWDFWRELGPEPLEIGARAFAALLKGRGAALKAVLLDQKVIAGIGNIYADESLFQAGLDPRRKAAGLSPAQSRCLLAALQDVLRRSIAQCGSSIRDYRDANGDVGAFQNSFAVYGRGGAACVRCGRPLEKIRVAGRATVFCPHCQK; via the coding sequence ATGCCGGAATTGCCGGAAGTTGAAACCGTAGCCCGTACCCTCCGTCCCCAGGTGCAAGAGTGCGTGCTGAGCGGCGCGGAAGTCCTGCGGGCGAGCAGCCTACACCCCTTGAGCCTGCCCCTGGCCGCCCTGACGGGCCGCCGCATCGCGGACGTGGGCCGCAGGGGCAAATTGCTGCTGCTGCATCTGGCCCCGCCGGACGGCGCGCCGGAGAGCGGACCCGCCCCGGACATGCTGGCCGTGCATCTGCGCATGACCGGCCGCCTGATGACCTGGCCGCGGAGCACGCCGCCCGGCCCCCACACCCGTTGCATTTTTGATCTGCGCGCCCCGGACGGCGACGCCCGCCGTCTCTTTTTTGACGATACGCGGGCCTTCGGCCTGGTGCTGGCGGCCACGCCGGAGATCCGGCAGGCCTGGGATTTCTGGCGGGAGCTGGGGCCGGAACCGCTGGAAATCGGCGCGCGGGCGTTTGCGGCGCTGCTCAAGGGGCGGGGCGCGGCGCTCAAGGCCGTGCTGTTGGATCAGAAGGTCATTGCCGGCATCGGCAATATCTACGCTGACGAGTCGCTCTTTCAGGCGGGTCTGGACCCGCGCCGCAAGGCCGCCGGGCTCAGCCCGGCCCAGAGCCGTTGCCTGCTGGCGGCCCTTCAGGACGTGCTGCGGCGTTCCATCGCCCAGTGCGGCAGCTCCATCCGCGATTACCGCGACGCCAACGGCGATGTGGGCGCGTTCCAGAACAGTTTCGCGGTCTATGGCCGGGGCGGCGCGGCCTGTGTCCGTTGCGGCCGCCCCCTGGAAAAAATCCGCGTGGCGGGCCGGGCTACGGTGTTCTGCCCGCACTGCCAGAAGTAG
- the rimM gene encoding ribosome maturation factor RimM (Essential for efficient processing of 16S rRNA) yields the protein MIHMGTLARPHGIKGEICIDWHADSPLLLDVPLWLQAGNGAPRRVRAMACRWHKGRPLLLLEGVADRTAAEALRGCKLLVPRESLPEPEEDEAYVEDLLGCDVLLPDGRRLGRLDHVEYPADQEIWVIAAQDEREILFPAQPCFIVGFDLDAPSVTIDPPEGLLEIYLS from the coding sequence ATGATTCATATGGGCACGCTGGCGCGGCCCCACGGCATCAAAGGGGAGATCTGCATCGACTGGCATGCGGACTCCCCCTTGCTTTTGGACGTGCCGCTCTGGCTGCAGGCCGGGAACGGAGCGCCCCGCCGCGTTCGCGCGATGGCCTGCCGCTGGCACAAGGGCCGTCCCCTGCTTCTGCTGGAAGGTGTGGCGGATCGCACGGCGGCCGAGGCCCTGCGGGGCTGCAAGCTCCTGGTGCCGCGCGAAAGCCTGCCCGAGCCGGAAGAGGACGAAGCCTATGTGGAAGACCTGCTGGGCTGCGACGTGCTGCTGCCCGACGGCCGCCGCCTGGGTCGCCTCGACCATGTGGAATATCCCGCGGATCAGGAAATCTGGGTCATTGCCGCGCAGGATGAGCGGGAAATCCTTTTTCCGGCCCAGCCTTGCTTCATTGTGGGCTTTGACCTGGACGCCCCGTCGGTGACTATTGATCCGCCCGAAGGCCTGTTGGAAATTTACCTTAGCTGA
- a CDS encoding KH domain-containing protein, translating to MKTLIEYIAKSLVDHPEEVQVSEVEGEQTTVLELKVSKEDLGKVIGKQGRTARAMRTILSAASTKSKKRTVLEILE from the coding sequence ATGAAGACCCTGATCGAGTATATAGCCAAGTCCCTGGTGGATCATCCCGAAGAGGTGCAAGTCAGCGAAGTGGAAGGCGAGCAGACGACGGTGCTTGAGCTCAAGGTCTCTAAGGAGGATCTGGGCAAGGTCATCGGCAAGCAGGGACGCACGGCCCGCGCCATGCGCACCATTCTGAGCGCCGCATCCACCAAGTCCAAGAAGCGTACTGTTCTGGAAATTCTGGAGTAG